CAAGTTTTTTTAATTTGTTGGATAAAGTAAAATTAAGATTCGAAAATGCTTTATCTTTAATACTATTTGATATAGCTAATGTTCCTAAAACAAAAGGTATTTTATAATTATAACTGAGGCTTTGCGAGATTGTATCTTTCTTAACATTTCTTGCATATTCCTGTGAAAAAGAGAGCTCTGAACCATTCTGAAAGGTATGGTTTATCTTTATAGAAATATTCACAGTATCTTCTTTAAAAGCAAAAGCAGCGATAAAAGGAGCATCTTTTTCTCCAGCTAAACTCTGGAAATAAAATGGAAAATAAAAGACAGGAATTCCAAAAAATTCTAAAGTAGCATCCCTGGCAATTAAAAATTGCTCGGGATATATTGTTGCATGAGAGGCTTTGATATAATAAGTCACACATTTCTTACAAGTTGTAATTTTAATTTTTTTTGAGAAAATAACCTTTTCATCAGTTTTTTTTTCAGAAAGTTCTGACCAAACCCTTATTTTAACATTTTTCTTTTTTTTATTTTTAAATGATTCTATGGAATAGGTATTATTTAATACAACATCTTTACTTTCAAAATTTACTGTCATTGCAGAAGCTTCAATTGTTTTTTTATCATATATATATATAACTTTACCATATAAATTGGCTTTTATTATTTTATTTTCATTATTTAATATGCCATATCCTTTTTCAGCTTTTATTATAGAATCTTTGTAATTTATTGTAGTACTACCTTCAAAAGTAATTCTTGTTCCTTCAATACTAATATTAGATGAGTCTATATATACTTTTTCTGAAAATCCATGGGAACTTAAGACTATTAATATTATAATTGTTCCAAAAATCCGTTTTAAAGGTTCTATCAATTTATATGCAACCCTTGTGTCTAAAAGTGTAAATAACGTAATACCAACAATGCCAAAAAATATATTTGGCAGCCATGGTGCAAGATAAGGATTTAATATTTTCTCTTTTCCTAATGCGCTTAGCCAGGCACCTGAACCTTGATAAAAAACAACAAGAACAAATGTGGATATTACACTCCAGGATTTACTTTTAAGATTTATAAAAAGCGAAAGAGCCACGCCTAACAGAGCTATAACAATTGGTGCGATTGAATTAGAAAATTTTTCCTGATATCCAACTATTAGTGCGGAAGCATCGCCACCTAATTTTTGAGTAATTTCAATTTTATGTTTTAATTCATTAGTTGTCATATCATTAGGACTTTTTGAAAATCTGAGATATTCTTCAACGTTTTTTGATATGTCTAATTCCAATTTTTTAAATGTAATATCTAATTTTAGCAGTCCATCATCTGTGAGTCTGAAAATTCTTCCATTTTCCATATACCATTTATCTTTATCTTTAAATGCTTTTTCTGCATGGAATACTGTAGTTTTGGCATAATCTATTTCATATAACAAAAGTCCATATAATGTTCCTGAATCTTTGTCAATTTTTCTAACATAAAGATATTTTTTATTTTTTTCCACTTCAACAAATTTATTCATTTCGATATTTGCTTCAACATTTTTATATACATATTTTGAAATGGCTTCTTTTGCTTTCATATTTGATTTTGGAACAATTGTATCATAAAGTGAAAAAGTTATAATTGATAGGATAGAAGCCAAAAAAAGAAAAGGAATAACAATTCTTTTTGAAGGTATCCCCAATGATTGTAAAGCAATTATTTCATTATCATTTGAAAGTCTTGATAATACCCAGAATATAGAAAAAAGTATTCCAACAGGAATACCCATAACCAAAAAGTAAGGTATATGATATGCAATTAAGATAAAAAGTTTATCAATTCCAACTTTATTTCTAACGATTATATCTGAAAGTTGATAAAGTAATTCAACACTTACAAAAATAATAAATCCAATTAATCCCATAAAGAAAGGGGATATAAATTCTTTTGATATATATTTTATTAGTTT
This genomic interval from Marinitoga sp. 1197 contains the following:
- a CDS encoding YjgP/YjgQ family permease, whose product is MIKLIKYISKEFISPFFMGLIGFIIFVSVELLYQLSDIIVRNKVGIDKLFILIAYHIPYFLVMGIPVGILFSIFWVLSRLSNDNEIIALQSLGIPSKRIVIPFLFLASILSIITFSLYDTIVPKSNMKAKEAISKYVYKNVEANIEMNKFVEVEKNKKYLYVRKIDKDSGTLYGLLLYEIDYAKTTVFHAEKAFKDKDKWYMENGRIFRLTDDGLLKLDITFKKLELDISKNVEEYLRFSKSPNDMTTNELKHKIEITQKLGGDASALIVGYQEKFSNSIAPIVIALLGVALSLFINLKSKSWSVISTFVLVVFYQGSGAWLSALGKEKILNPYLAPWLPNIFFGIVGITLFTLLDTRVAYKLIEPLKRIFGTIIILIVLSSHGFSEKVYIDSSNISIEGTRITFEGSTTINYKDSIIKAEKGYGILNNENKIIKANLYGKVIYIYDKKTIEASAMTVNFESKDVVLNNTYSIESFKNKKKKNVKIRVWSELSEKKTDEKVIFSKKIKITTCKKCVTYYIKASHATIYPEQFLIARDATLEFFGIPVFYFPFYFQSLAGEKDAPFIAAFAFKEDTVNISIKINHTFQNGSELSFSQEYARNVKKDTISQSLSYNYKIPFVLGTLAISNSIKDKAFSNLNFTLSNKLKKLDFSAILSHNFLYNSDKLSINFKNIETNLGKFSISSSLSWKNRKISNINFLNLTTPSLSKKYKKTFFKLNTTKIKITGPATKIFEAWKEKNVSINTSFDSKIYQKN